From Candidatus Cloacimonadota bacterium, one genomic window encodes:
- the queC gene encoding 7-cyano-7-deazaguanine synthase QueC, protein MSKAIVLVSGGLDSLVSAAVAARDSEELNFLHISYGQRTQKKELASFEAICQHYHPKRAEVINWDWLSRIGGSSLTDFEQEIPAQDPTGEVPSTYVPFRNANLLCAAVSWAEVLGANSIYIGAVEEDSSGYPDCREVFFRAFEKVVETGTKNLVPIRIVTPVLHLSKAEIVKLGMELGAPFEHSWSCYVSNEEACGECESCRLRLKAFTQAGHSDPIKYRNK, encoded by the coding sequence ATGAGCAAAGCAATCGTTCTTGTGAGCGGCGGGCTGGACAGTTTGGTGAGCGCCGCGGTGGCTGCCAGAGACAGTGAGGAATTGAATTTCCTGCATATCAGCTACGGTCAGCGCACCCAAAAAAAAGAGCTAGCAAGCTTTGAAGCCATTTGCCAACATTACCATCCCAAACGCGCCGAAGTGATAAACTGGGACTGGCTTTCCCGCATTGGCGGTTCTTCGCTCACAGATTTTGAGCAGGAAATCCCCGCACAAGATCCAACTGGTGAAGTGCCTTCCACCTACGTTCCCTTTCGCAACGCAAATTTGCTGTGCGCGGCTGTTTCCTGGGCGGAGGTTTTGGGCGCGAATTCCATCTATATCGGTGCGGTGGAAGAAGATAGCAGCGGATATCCAGACTGCCGGGAAGTGTTTTTCCGGGCTTTTGAAAAAGTGGTGGAGACCGGGACCAAAAACTTGGTTCCCATACGAATTGTGACGCCGGTTTTGCACCTCAGCAAAGCGGAAATAGTGAAGCTGGGCATGGAATTGGGGGCGCCTTTTGAACATAGTTGGAGCTGCTACGTTAGCAACGAAGAAGCCTGCGGCGAATGCGAAAGCTGCCGCCTGCGCTTGAAAGCTTTTACCCAAGCTGGACACAGCGACCCCATTAAATACAGGAACAAGTAG
- a CDS encoding asparaginase, with the protein MNSENNLKNVLIILTGGTISMKAKGSMGVVPSSEFADLLREFPQLNSVANIDVMEYLNLPSPYITPQMMLELAKLIDLRIMDYDGVVITHGTDTLEETAFLCDLVLTTRKPVVFTAAMRSGSDIGLDGPRNIIGAVRVASHHDSTDKGVLVVMNDEIHTARDVMKFDTGKVDAFRSVDYGPLGSVDPDTIVYHRSTLFRENVWTDKLDTAVDLIKAVAGMDGRHIRSSVESGVKAIVIEAFGRGNLPCSLLDEIRNALKKNILVAICSRCNTGRVLSEYGYEGGGKHLEDMGCMLAGDLKGAKVRLKLMALFGKYDDPELVKRFFLQGRD; encoded by the coding sequence ATGAATTCAGAAAATAACTTGAAAAATGTGTTGATTATCCTCACCGGAGGGACAATTTCCATGAAGGCGAAAGGCTCCATGGGAGTGGTTCCGAGCTCGGAATTTGCAGATTTGTTACGGGAATTTCCCCAACTCAACAGCGTGGCAAACATCGATGTGATGGAATATCTCAACCTGCCCAGTCCTTATATTACACCGCAGATGATGCTGGAACTGGCAAAACTCATCGACCTGCGCATCATGGATTATGATGGTGTCGTAATCACCCACGGCACAGACACTTTGGAGGAAACCGCCTTTTTGTGTGACCTGGTGCTCACCACGCGCAAACCGGTGGTTTTCACTGCTGCCATGCGCAGCGGAAGTGACATTGGTTTGGATGGACCCCGAAACATAATTGGAGCCGTGAGAGTTGCCAGCCATCACGATTCCACAGACAAGGGTGTGTTGGTTGTGATGAATGATGAAATCCACACCGCGCGTGACGTTATGAAGTTTGACACCGGCAAGGTTGATGCTTTCCGTTCGGTGGATTACGGTCCTCTGGGCAGCGTGGATCCAGACACGATTGTGTATCATCGCAGCACGCTTTTCCGGGAAAACGTTTGGACGGACAAGCTGGACACCGCGGTGGATTTGATAAAAGCTGTGGCAGGAATGGATGGCAGGCATATTCGCAGCTCGGTGGAAAGCGGCGTCAAAGCCATTGTGATTGAGGCTTTCGGGCGTGGGAACCTGCCTTGCAGCCTCTTGGACGAGATTAGAAACGCGCTGAAAAAGAACATCCTGGTGGCAATTTGCTCCCGTTGCAACACAGGCCGCGTGCTTTCTGAATATGGATATGAGGGCGGCGGAAAACACCTTGAGGATATGGGTTGCATGTTGGCTGGAGACCTCAAAGGCGCTAAAGTTCGCCTGAAACTGATGGCTCTTTTTGGAAAATATGACGATCCGGAGTTAGTGAAACGTTTTTTCCTGCAGGGCAGAGATTGA
- a CDS encoding glycosyltransferase family 4 protein, with protein sequence MKKIAILGPAPPFRGGISQFALMLGQEFQAQENEVRFYTFQSQYPKLIFPGSSQTASFSADLNVTVERVFTPYLPASWKKAVQSIKAWAPDLLIVSWFLPWFAPSYTWICKRLPHIQRICLAHNVDFHEKWPGADMLSKAFFKHCDKIVTLSGATFEDLARKMPADISAKGVQGFHPIYDCYVGAQDSSPQENEAATTALFFGLIKAYKGLDVLLKAVKQARKRVPNLRLLIAGEVYGKPEKYLRLIRQLGLEEAVDARFRYIENDEIASVFQQSQVCVLPYKSATQSGVIATSYSFGVPVIASDVGGLSEYIDPGKTGLLVAPDNPELLAGALIRYFEENMKQAMAPNIPAYIERFSWQKLADLILSA encoded by the coding sequence ATGAAAAAAATCGCGATTTTGGGGCCGGCACCTCCGTTCAGAGGTGGGATTTCCCAATTCGCGTTGATGCTTGGGCAGGAATTTCAAGCGCAGGAAAATGAAGTCCGATTCTACACTTTTCAGAGCCAATATCCAAAGCTTATTTTCCCGGGAAGTTCGCAGACTGCCAGCTTTTCGGCAGACTTAAACGTCACAGTGGAGCGGGTTTTCACACCATATTTGCCCGCGAGCTGGAAGAAAGCGGTTCAGAGCATCAAGGCCTGGGCGCCAGACCTGCTGATTGTCTCGTGGTTTTTACCCTGGTTCGCGCCGAGCTACACCTGGATTTGCAAACGCCTGCCACACATCCAACGCATCTGCCTGGCTCACAATGTGGATTTTCATGAAAAATGGCCAGGCGCGGACATGCTTTCGAAAGCATTTTTTAAGCATTGTGATAAAATCGTAACGCTTTCCGGAGCCACGTTCGAAGATTTAGCCAGAAAAATGCCTGCGGATATTTCTGCCAAAGGTGTTCAGGGCTTTCATCCCATCTACGATTGCTATGTGGGCGCGCAGGACAGCTCCCCGCAGGAAAATGAAGCCGCTACTACCGCTTTGTTTTTTGGTCTCATTAAGGCTTACAAAGGTTTGGACGTGCTGCTGAAAGCGGTTAAACAAGCCCGTAAACGTGTTCCCAACCTGCGTTTGTTGATTGCCGGTGAAGTTTATGGCAAGCCTGAAAAATATCTGCGGCTCATTCGCCAATTAGGTCTGGAAGAGGCTGTGGACGCACGTTTTAGGTATATTGAAAATGACGAAATCGCGTCGGTTTTTCAGCAATCTCAAGTTTGCGTTCTGCCCTATAAAAGTGCCACCCAAAGCGGTGTGATTGCAACATCTTACAGCTTTGGAGTGCCGGTAATCGCGTCTGATGTGGGCGGCTTGAGCGAATATATCGACCCCGGAAAAACCGGGCTGCTGGTTGCGCCAGACAACCCTGAACTCCTGGCTGGAGCTTTGATTCGCTATTTTGAGGAAAACATGAAGCAGGCGATGGCGCCAAATATTCCAGCCTATATTGAGCGCTTTTCCTGGCAAAAACTGGCAGACCTGATTCTGAGCGCCTGA